From the genome of Sciurus carolinensis unplaced genomic scaffold, mSciCar1.2, whole genome shotgun sequence, one region includes:
- the LOC124975873 gene encoding calcipressin-1-like produces MGKRGSRGRTLRSSALGAGRAPHRLSAPPALDAGVQGGRSESARLESWTRDRPAQSGGGSGRGAGAARGDASALSALLRGGGDWSFICWEKEEVDLQDLPSATIACHLDPRVFVDGLCGVYGSQFLFLMKLKLTLISPMSG; encoded by the exons atgggcaaaagaggTAGCAGAGGCAGAACCCTCCGGAGCTCCGCCCTCGGGGCTGGACGGGCGCCACACAGGCTTTCTGCCCCTCCCGCGCTGGACGCGGGCGTGCAGGGAGGGCGTTCGGAGTCCGCGCGTCTGGAATCTTG GACGCGTGACCGGCCGGCTCAGAGCGGCGGCGGAAGCGGCCGAGGTGCTGGGGCGGCCCGCGGTGACGCTTCGGCCCTTAGCGCCCTTCTCCGGGGCGGCGGCGACTGGAGCTTCATCTGCTGGGAGAAAGAGGAGGTGGACCTGCAAGATCTGCCCAGCGCCACCATCGCCTGCCACCTGGACCCCCGCGTGTTCGTGGACGGCCTGTGCGG GGTTTATGGCAGCCAGTTCCTTTTTCTGATGAAATTGAAGTTGACTTTAATAAGCCCTATGTCAGGGTAA